The genome window aagtcctgcatttaaaatgttaagtTAAAATACACAAGTACTGTCCGGAAACTAGTTAAAGTATCAAATGGGGAAGTACGCAGTGCAGACTCCTGtgtatcatatcatatcatattaaATTATTACCTAATAATCTAATTGTGTAAGCAGTAAATACCGTTGAAATACAGTTGGTTGGTGTAGAGgtaatttaaaaaacttttaTGTATGGCTGAAACTCATGActattttcattaataaaaatCTATCACAGCTCCCAGAGCCTAAATCGATCTCTTtgaattgcttgttttgtccaaccagtAGTCTCCAAATTACTCAGTCTAGTCTAATTTAAGACAGggaaaagcagtaaatcctcacatttgagacgCTAGGCATTGTTGCTTGCTATGGGCTATTCAGTCACTaaactgatcatttcagctctataTTAATGCAGTATTGGGTAGTTTAATCTACAAtttgtagtggagtagaaatgTTAAGTTTCTTAACATGGAAATACTTAAGTAAAACTCAAGAACAAAAGTACTTGGTTACTTTTTGCCACTAGCAAACACCACATAACAGGGAGGGAGGTAGGTACTGTCCTCCCTGTGACTTGCACTACAGCACTAAATGCTCCTAACATACCAAAATGCTTTCCCCCACTGCATCTAATTCAAGAATGGCATACTGCTTTGTCCATGGCGTCAGGCGCGTCACAGAGCGTAGAGACGAAGAATGGCATAACACCCCCGGTGACATTGCACCCAGAGCTTGGCAGCTCTCGAATGGCGCGGCTCAGGGAGTGGTGGGGATCTGCATGTTTCCATGGCGACAGTACCTCCATCCCAACATCCCAGAATAACTTAACACATTCTCCCTTTATCCCCTATGGCGTATGCAATACTTCCTAGAGGGAAAATAGTTAGGCTCTCTATTGAACATTGCTCCCatatttttgactgttttatcattttattgctCTAGCTGTctttaatcattttttatgttCCTGTGTTTATGAAGCacctttaaaaatatacatagtACTTCTGCGTCACTCTATTCTTGTGTCCTTCATCTGCATTCCTCCAGGATGGCGAGCCTCGGCTTGTTTACCCTCCTTTGCTTTCTTCTGGTTATGTGTCTGGGTATCTGTAACTATATCTGTGTGACCAGGAcctttcctctctcacctccacgcagacacacacatacaaagcacacatcacacacacacacccacacacattccCACTGTTGTGTCCGACTATTTGGTCGCTCCAGAAACCAGGCCGCTAAATTTGTCCCACTGCTGACACGGGAGAAGGTCAGTGTAgccagaggaaaacaaagataGGGATTATGGAAAAAGACATAAAGATGGagagattttcaaaataaaggtagACCTAAAAGAGAAGGCCAGGCTAGGGATAGAGATGTGACACATCGGGATGAGATTCAAGGAGAAACAGAACTGAGCTCGTCTTTCCTTGTCCCCACAGCAGGAAGCCAGATATGACAGATGATATTGAAAACCTGAACTGACTGGGACCATGGCGCAGTTTTGGCATAGCTGTCCACTCCGATCTCACAACATCACTCCACAGGCATATACACATTACTGACCTCAGACAGAATTCAGCCGTGTCTCCTAAAGGAGCCATGTCGATTGTGGTTTACACTTGGACAATATCAAGGTGTAAATTGCCTTCAAATTAAAGTGGACCGATTTTATGAAGGCCCCAGCTTTACCCTGTCAGATTCCTCTCTGATTAATTGAAGTTAAACTGGTAGTGTCACAAAGATGGATGTTTGTGCCTGCTTTGAGTATTACACAGCCTGTAGCATTATtggaatatacagtatgtcatgtAAATAATCTGGTTGTTTGTAGCAGTGGAGCACGGGTTATTTACAGTGAATAACTTTGGGGCGACCATGTGCTGCAAAGTATGTTAGTGGGAAGTGGGTTATGTACGTAGGtatgagtatgtatgtgtgtttgtctattgCAGTGAGTGGGATGCCAGTGAAGGGAAGGGCAGCGGATGGTTCAGGGGCTCAGTCCATTCCTGTGATTTAACATGACACCACTTGCACTAAGACTGCGACAGCTGCGTATGCACATGCCGGCCATTCTGTTTGTTGTAGGGGATTACTCTGTGATAAAAGCCCCAGTGAGCAGAAGCATGGCTGGGCTACAGAACTACTGTTTTCCCCCCTGACTTTGAAAGCTTTCTCCAGGCTTCGAGAGCCCTGTGAAAACACAGGTGGGGCACTTCTTTCTGAACAGGAATGAATGGGAGTATTCTCCCGATGATCAGCCATGCCATAATAGTGTCACATCACCTTTAGACATCAGTCAAATGGTACAGCTCTGCAGCTTATGTAAGGTTCATTACTCAACAGAAATAGTTGGGGAGAGGCGTGTGGTAGTGTAGTAATCAGCTCTGACTGCTCCCATTCATTTGTTTCACAGTAGTAAAGTGATTGATTTGCTTTCATTGTGCTGCACGTACTGAGGATCATCAGAGAGGAGTATATTGCTTTGTCATCTTTCACTATTAATGTTGTATATTCAGTATATTATCAGCAtaatctcagagagaaaagctccACATTCTGCTGGATGAAAAATTAATATCAAAGGCTTCAATAATGGACATGCAGTTATCATGGTGAAAGTATAAAAACAGCCTCTGAGGCGACACACTCGGGCCTCTGTTGCTGTCACTATGGTGACCATGTCCTCTCCCAAAGGTACTTCATTCAGTCCATGATGTTGTTACATGAATCCAGAGTTAGGACTGTATTCCAGGAGTAATGCAGAAATGCAATACATTTCCCTTTCCCCATTTCCTTCCATTTCCATTCACTGTCAACTCTCTAAAATCCTTTCTCCCACCACAACAATGTATATTTTGTATGCAAGATGTAAGTTGAGGATAACTCCACTTAAAATTTGTCAACCCACTGAATTAAGAATGCAATAGAGCTTTACCAGCTTTTCTTAAGTTGAAAGTTAAATTAATGTAAACTAATTACATTAgatattaatgaattaattccATTTCAAGAGAAAATACCaaaaatgtatacatgtataGGGTTCATATTTAGTGTCCTTAAATAATAGTCCTTAAAAGTTACtactgtaaatgtatatttcatCAAATCAGATCAAATTATCTTTCATGGAAATGTATTAAATTATCATTAAGAAAATAAAGGACCAGTAAAATAAAGCACCAGAAAACACATGTATTCCACTGATCTGTTTTTGTGGTTATTGTACTCTATGTTGTATCTCACTTGACCGAAGTCATTGTTTATCCATCTTTAATCAACTTCTTTACTGTTGTTATGTTATTCTCCTGTTACATGTCTGAGGTTTTCCTGACTGCGCTCAGATGACAGTTCTCCAGGTCAGTGATGATCTTGAGGCTAACCTGGGGTGAGGGGGACAGATCCCTCCTCCCCTTTCCCCCTCCCTCCAGCTCAGCTGTCCCACAATGTGCTGCTGCTTGTCAATGAGGAGAAGTGGAACAGTGTTGCCAGTGACAGGGCAATccctgctacacacacacacacacacacacacagacacacacacacacacacacacacacacacacacacacacgcaaacgtgcaagcacacatacataaacatgcacacatggtCCTCCTTGGGTACTAGAGCTTGTGCACATACAAAGTGTGTTTTGAGTAGATTTTTTGTGTAACTAATTTGGTTTCTACGGCTTTGAACATCATCACAAAATTCAGTTATCACAGAATTTGTCAAACTGACGTTTTATTGCTGTTTATTTGGTTTGTCTCAGATGTTTACTTGTTCCCTCAATAGATAATCTAAAATCTAATGTAATtatagtattttatatatattaaaatgtatcttattttgtgtttctccttGTATGTGGGTGATCAGGTATAAACAAATAACATATTAACTACTAGTCTTAAAAAGATAAAGACTAATTACATGCAGGTATAAtccctgttgagtgagtattttatttaatgtgtattttatcAGTCCAGTTTGACTCCTTCTCTGGGTTTAATCTGACTGAATTGTGAATGGAAGATATAGTGTGTACAGTATCTGCACACAGTGAGTAAACACCAAGTCCTCCCTGGTTTACTGCATCTCAAGTGTTCACTTCAAAATGCTGAGAGGGGACTTATTCCTCAAACAAGACACAAGTGTGTGCCTGACACtgctacaaaacacacacacagacacgcacacacacgttcTCCACTTCTGCTGACAATGGGTCAGGATGACAGAGGGTTATGAGTGACTCTGACACACTGCAGACCCCCTCCCCTGCTGCACCCCTGAGTCCAACACAGGCGTCTTTGTACTCGCTCCACCATCAGTGACCATCCGTCACAGACTAACCTGACAGCCCACCGCAGCCCTGCGCCAAGCTACAATTCTGCACTCTGCCTCAACCCCAAACCCGAGGCCAAAAGCCCCAGGACTAGACCATGACCCCGCCAGCCAGGCCTGCCAAACCGCTGCCTGGCACCCAGTCCTAGAACTGAAACTCTACTGTCTTTATCAACAAGTACTTACATTATGTTAGATAATTTCACTCACTTTTTTCAACAAgccattatttttgttttaaatatcaaTGTTATCGTTAACAccaaaaaatggagaaaattaaaattagatAAATGGTTAGATATATAGAAAAAGATGTAGATATGGGTAAAGGATATGATTGAGTAAATAATAGTAAATATAAGGTAAAATTAGAATTGTTAATTGTGAAATGTATTGAGTTTTTATAGGAAATGAGTATCATATGTATCAGAATGAGTATCATAATCACTCCAGACAACTGCATACTGCATGTTTGTCTCACTTGTTTAATATATATTTAGGTTTACTGTACACCTGTGTTTAATAAACTGATTAGGTATTTAATTAAGACATGAGAGCTTTTTGAAATGCACAGCAGATATTCAAACTTGTAAGAGCAGGAAAAGTGTATTCAGTTAAAACGATGACAGCTCTGCTCCATTTCGGTGTGTTAGTGAACTATCTCCTTGAGCAAGCATACACCATATCAGGACCCTGGAAACGACACACttaaatggaatgcagccatcaTTACTGTTAATAAGAACAGTATTaataacatgtcaaaatgtctgccataAAAGATGCCTATAAACACGTCATTTTACTGCTATTCTGGATCAGCAGCCTGGTAAAGTTTGAAGTTAGTTGACTTCACAGttacttttaaaatgacattgcTCTAAGTAGAACTGGTGCTACAGCGGTGTACAGTGTATGGATGACTGACATTGCCTGCTCTGGCTTAGTTTTATGACAAAAGGTAGCTGTAGCTAGGTAGCTAGATGACAATGCTAGTAGGGTAGGGTAGTCACACAATCATCTGGCTGTATTCATCTTAATATGGTATTCAGCATATATCGTATTTGAAAACAATGATGATGCGAATCTTGTGAACAAAATTGGAAATATTGGAATTTAGCTAAGACAATAGAGGAGTAAAATAAATCAAGTTTTAATCAAGTTATAATTTAATAAATCAGTTAGATTTTTGAATCATTGACCTTTTGTGGATTTGAGAAATGTAccctgaccaaaaaaaaaacaaaaaaaaaaaaaacaagaaaaacccTCATACGATTTAAAGAAGTGGTTTTCTCATAACAATCATTTAAAGAGTGTACATGAACCTATGGTGTTCTgttatgatgatgtttttttataGCAGAAGATTGTTTTCAGCGTTGTATAACCTTTGTTGTACAGATGAAAGTGTAGACAttctgagaaagagagaggacatgTGACAAGTGTCCCAGGCTTGGCTTTATGTGTCTCTGGCTGTGGTATGCACTTGTGTCCAGTACGCCCCTGTGTATTTTATGTAGTGTGGcaactaaaaaaataaagcaaccCCCCCATCTCCGGCAAACATTTCCTGCCAGATATGTGTATTACTGTAATTAACCTATGGCAGTGACATGGGATCCGCAGGGTTGCAACACATCTTGCACTATGCCTGTCATTCCAAGCCACTTCTCTGctgacagaggtgtgtgttttggctggTTGTCCATGCTAGCGGAAGCCCAGTCCGAATTAGATGGTGAGCTATGAGGTGAGACATGTCCTGGAAGGATTAATACCCATTGGCTAGGCTAGCTCTACGACTCACTGGAAGAGGTCAGGACAACGGAGGCTTTATCTCTGCGTGGTCGTCTCATCTTTGTCTCTTGATTTCAGAAAGTAACGGGAGCCGGTATCAACTTAGTGTTCAACTTGCTTTACTGTACTCTGTCTGTTCCTGCACAGGCCTGTCTGGCTCTGGGTCTAGTACAGCTCAGAAGGTCACTTGCATCACGCTGTGCAACCATCTTAGAAGGAAAGTCAGCAGATATGAATGTGGTTATATAAAACCAAGACTCAGTAACAATGGCAGGAGCTTTTTACTGTATGTCATCTGAGATTTTACACATTTCACACCAACCCTAGTCAATCACCCTGAACCTTCAGTCACAACAGTGTTTATCTGTGACCTAGTTTCCAGTAAACAAAAATCTCTGGCCTTGTTTCCTTCTCATCAAGAACCACGAGTCAAACAACTTCTTGTCATTGCACATCATTGGCTCCTAGTAGAAGTGACAGCTGTCTCcagccccctccacccccacacCCTTCCCACTTACCAATGGCAGGGGGACATGTATGGTGTCATGGAGGGAGACGCGAGTCTGGGATTAGCTCATTAAGGCGGACATCTTTGATCCGAGGTTATCTCTCCCATTTCCACGGGAACTTGATCATATCCTGGCCTCTTAAGATACACACAAGCGCACAGACCCGCACAAGGGCACgtacactcatacacacacacacacacacacatgcacgcgcacacacccacacacacaaatgggcCCTAGAGAGCAGGGCCCAACAGAGATGTGAAGTGTAGATGTGCAGCAACAGCTAAACGCCAGGTCAGGTTTCTGGGGGCTCGTGCTAAATTTAACCCTGTGATCTTGCAGCAGGCAGAGGGGTTTAAATGCCAGCCTACAGTTGCTCCACACCAGTTGTTCTCCACACGTCTTCCACTCATCACAAACTCAGGCCGAGAGACGAAGACAGGCACGCACACGTAcactcctgacacacacacttgctccAGGCGGAGGACCGAAGCCCACATACAGTAGAGCAGTTCCAGGGGAAGCAGGGATCTTTGTCCCCTTAAATCCAGACCACAGCATTGTCCAGTATGGAGCTTTTTGAAACCAACCCTTATTTCTTCCCTGACCAGCGCTTCTACGAGGGAGGGGACAGCTATTTCCCCTCTCGCCTGCCCGGGGGTTACGACCAAACCGGCTACCAGGACAGGAACTCCATGATGGGCTTGTGTGGGAGTCTTTCCGGGGGTGTTGGAGTTGGGGTCACAGGGGCAGAGGACAAAGCCTCTCCATCCAGCCTGTCACCTCACTCCGAGCCCCACTGCCCAGGTCAGTGCCTGCCTTGGGCCTGTAAGCTATGCAAAAGGAAGACAGTGACCATGGACCGTCGGAGAGCGGCCACACTGAGGGAGAAGAGGCGTCTGAAGAAGGTGAACGAGGCCTTTGATGCCCTGAAGAGGAGCACCCTGATGAACCCCAACCAGAGGCTGCCCAAGGTGGAGATCTTGCGGAGCGCCATCCAGTATATCGAAAGGCTGCAGGCCCTGGTGTCCTCCCTCAACCAGCAGGACACTGAGACGGGACAGCAGGGACTGCACTACCGACCCAGCCCGGCCCAACCCAGAGTGAGTAGGACagaggagggatgaggagaagcagagggtCAAATATtaaacactgagacaaacagaaaggaCAGACAGGGAAAAGACATGAGACAGGAGatgctgaaataaaaatcaaaggtggagtagaaaaagagaaacactaGATAAGAAAAAATtggaaaaatggtcaaaaataaaaatgactgatgaaCTGATTCAGCCTAAAGCCTGCTTTGGAACTGATCGCTTGGGATAGATTTTGAGCATTCAGTTGTGGAGATAAACCCGTGTATCTGTAATCTGTAATTTTGTGCAATTATTTTCAGAGATGTTTTAAGTTATAATCcagtttcagattttattttttttgctttatatCTGATGGTTTAAAAGACATCAAACAGAGTAAAACTGGTGCCAAAATATAGCAAAACATCAGCTTCAGTCAAAATTATATTGTTGCCATCTGTATTTTCTGAGGGGAAAATCTTATTTCTCCTCCTGATAGTCCTTGTGTAAGTTTGTCTCTGAGGGGGTCacatgatggtgtgtgtgtggtattacACTGCACTGTAGTGTGTGCTGTATGTCTATCTGGGGCAGGGTGTGCCGTGTCACAACACAGAGTGAATGACAGCAActtctgtgtgtgcatctccATGGTAACAGGTGTCGTCGTCAAGCGAGCCCAGTTCAGGCAGCACCTGCTGCAGTAGCCCAGAGTGGAGCAGCACCCCAGAGCAGTGTACGCAGAGCTACAGCAGCGAGGGTGAGTGcagttcatacacacacacacacacacacacagacacacacacagtctcattAGACAGCACAGTCAGATTAGTGAGCCCTCACTCGGACGCTGAATGTGTGACTGGGTCTCTCTGCAGATCTCCTGAGTGCCGCTGACTCTCCAGAGCAGGGGAACATGCGTGCGCTGACCTCCATTGTGGACGGCATTTCTGCGGCAGATGGAGGTGTGGCCTTTCCCGTGGACATTCCCAAATAGACCCTCCACACATCAGACCCATAGGTTCACAGATATCcgaaaacaaaaaggaaattcATGGAATGTAGGCTGACAACCAATCCCAAATTCtgatttaatttattctttAGCTCTACTGATCTGAGTGTTGTCTTATActaaatttaattatttatcaagGTTGTAACTCTTCTGATCTATGGGTGTGCTTGCCAAACTGAATTCTTCCTGTTCACAATGAGGCCTTATTCTCTTTATTCCCTGCCTTATCCTGTGGTCCAGACCTACCTGTCAGATCTTCAGGAGCTTAGTCTAACTATAGATTCAAAGATTTTGCCGCATGAACCCAACACCTAGTTACTTCTGTGGATCTCTGATATGTCTCCAGTCTGATGGAGCTACAGAGGAATAACAAAACCTAGTTTTTGTCTTTACTTAATTTAAGTTTTCCTCTTTTCGAAACCTTTCCCTGATCTTTcattctttttgtgtgtgtttttaatgcttaaaaaaacatgagttTATTTGTGGGGCCAATATGTACCATGGCAGTTTTGACCAAGATCTGCTTAATTTAAACTGGTTATGAATGCTAGTGATGTAAATACGTTCCCTTTTTCTACAGAGTGgttttgccattttattttttattttttgctaacttatttttgacttttataACTAAGATTGTTGTGTATTTGTAGATGTTCCAAAAAGTGATATTTTCTGTCCAATTCTTGCAATAAAGACCATTTTCAATACATTGCCTGTTTTTGACTTAAACTAAAATGAGACACTTTAATGTCAAAAGGGACACAACATccaaaatttttaaaaaacagctttacTTATATCTATATAGTGTCATAAATACAGTACACTTTTTTAAATAGCCAAATAATAAAATCTTGATTTGTCAGCATTGTTTCACACCTGGAATAAAGACACAGTACTCATAGCTGCCACATAGCACATTACACCTTTTAGACACCTtggaaaaactgtaaaataaaaaataaagtgaaataaaagattGTACACCCATCCAGCAATTCACTGGCTCATATGCTGTGTTCTCATTGGATGAGGAGTTGGTCAGCCAAGAGTACTGACTGCTCACTGGCACGTCTCTATGGCAACTAAATGGGAGGCAACGGGGCAGGATTAGACGAGCCCGCTGCTTTGAGCAGTATAACGTGGATATCGTTGGCTGATGTTGAGCAGCAGTTTACAGTTTGATTTGAGAGAAAAAGTAAGGAATCAACAGAGAGGAGCTACAGTGTTCACACTACCCATCCACAGAAAAGAGTCATGGTCACACGGCTGGGGTCGGCCTTTCACACACAACCTCTCCACAAGTCTTGAGCAAAGAGACTCACTCGTCCACTcacgcgcacatacacacactcttcatATTAAAGGATTCTCTCTATTCTAGGCTACATAGTGTCATACAGAAGGCGAGAgaggcggagagaggagaggtaaCAGCTACATAGTGtcaaaagaggaggagagaggggggaaagaaagaactggagaagaggcaaagagagaaaagtctGAAATTGGACCCATGAACCTGTGAAGAGTCCTTGTAGAAACACACCCCCTCCTTTGTGAGTCCCTCCCACTAACGATTCACACACTTACAGCATACagcaaaagacacacaaaggtccgacacagagagaaagagaaagaaagagaaagagagagagaacagtcaCTATCGAATACAGGGCATTGGGTTTCATACAGCAatgatattatattattttccaTATATATttccaatatatatataatatttctaTAAAAAACATAAGTCATCCATTTTATGTACAGAGACGATAAATGAGTAATACCTTGCATAACCGGTAGAGGGGCAATATGCAGTGGGATCTGCCATTTATACAAGTATTCATCATTCCCAAATCCAAGTCAACAGCTGGTCACCTTCACTTtacatctttttgttttttacactaACCAACTATTGTTGTTCCTACGACTCGATGACACAGCAAAATTGGCTTGGACTTGGCCATGTTGAGACTAATAGAACCAGGACAAGAACCCACAGCTGAGACCAGGGGAGCAGGAGcacaacaccacaacaacaagGCTACTGGGAGCACTGGGGTAAACTGGGAGAGACCGGGATAAGTCTCCTTTACAGCAGCGAGCGCAGCCAATGAGCACTCTCAAGAGTTCAAAGGTCAGAGTTGGCCTCTGTATTGCACGTGTCCgaaggagaggtgagaggtgaaaGGTGGGAGGTGAGGCTGGGCAACAAAGGGGTGAAGACCTACACCCCCCCCCAGTGGCACCCAGGTCTTCCTCTCCAGATTTGGCATATCACTCTCAAAAGGCCGCAAGCATGTGTCCGTATAGGTAATGAGAATGCactggaagaggaaaaaaatgagaaaatgagaagaagaatgggaagaaagagggagaaggagtCTGAGAGATTGTGAAACAACATTTATATCAGGtaaaattaaagacaaaaaaatccttTTAGATAATAGTGTCAATAATGAACCAAAAACCTGGGCCAAACAATATTTCAGTATTATCCTGACTGTCAACAATTTCcattaaaataccaaaatgatCAACCACAACTACTCAGTCTGTGGCACTTCCATGCATTGATTCCTACcgaaaatataaaatgttaaaaacatgtaggttcattttcattttcaatatgTTAGCCTGGTATTGTAAAGGTATTACCACATTCCTGCCTCATGCCACACAGCTGGGCAATGCTTGTTAAAAGCATATGAACCTGGAAGTTCAGCAGTTTCAGGCAGTGTTTTGTTAGCTTACCTGTTAGCATTAGCGCTCCTGTTAGTAAGCAGAGAGTAGTTAGCATGAATAGGTCCGCACAGCCGAGGGGTCGAGTCTCGGGGGCGCCGGGGGAGGAGCTTGAGAGGATGTGGCATAGAGGGATGTGGGCACagcaagacagagaggacacagcATGCAGTTAGTCAGTCAGGACAAGCAGAGAGAATGGTAAGCACAtagataaacacagaaatatacatATGCTGAGGTAGAGTAGTCTGGTTAGTACTGTAACACACCTTCAGGTTGGAGCTGTTTCTTGGGCATCAAATTCACAGAGGGTGGCATGGACATGGAGGGCATACGGAAGCCCGCAGGCAGTGTTTCCATGGAGCCTGCCATCATCCCCAGCCCCGCCCCTCCCTCACGTGCCCGAAACCTCTTGCGCCATGATGGAGAGCGTCGAAAAGTCTTGTCATCCCCACTCTACAGGGACAGGGAGAAAAGCGAGGTCAGTCAATTGGCCCTTCTTCAACAATATTGTATTTGATCAAAGCAGCAGCTTGAAAGGTCACCTCCTCTAGTCGACGGTCCGTCCCCAAGGCTAGCAGGTTGTTGAACTCCCTCTCCAAAACCTGCCGTGCCTGAAAAACAGTGCAGACAGCCTCTGTGAGCAGGAGACACAGTGACGCTGTGAGTTAAGCAACCAGGGTCAAAAATAAACAGGAGCTGAGGGCAAAATGTCAATGAATGCTCTTGAAATACCTGTGAAATTAGAAACAGTTCCTGAtctaattagaaaaaaaaactctatgTTTTTAATTGAACTGCCCAAAACAATCACCTATAAATATGAAATTGGGCAAGTAATCTGTACTGAAGCCTGTGACCAGGGAATTCTTTTAAGTGAGTTCTGGGCGAGAACAACTGAGTGCTTTTGATCTGAGAACAACTGATACAGAATCTGAAGCCGCAATAAATGCTGGCACCATGTTGTCAGGAGTAGAGGGAAATGCTTACAGCACAGAAAccacagtgtcaacaaaaagTAAATCAACTAATCTCATAAAAACCTCAACCATGACTGTTGGAAGATGGACTGGTTGGCCATTACGCCTGCTGTGAGCCTCTGGTACACAGCAGGCCTTTTAGCTAATATTCAATACACGTTTTATTTCATGATTCACTAGGACTCTCATCAAAATGGACCAAACTGATACCTTTCTCTCAGTCAAATCAGTTCAGTCAATGCAtgctgaatgtgaatggttATAGTTTCCTCGACAACCACCTGTGTGTTCTGCATAGGGATCTGCAGGATCAGCGCTAGGCTGCTGTAGTCGAAGGTCTCATCAAGAGAGACGAGCGCCCCATGAACACCACTTTCCAACAGGTTGCCACTGTACTCCCTCAGACCAATGGACTGGACCCAGTGGATCACCTGCTCGTTGGTCCACACCAACACATCTACAGTAAAAGAGAGTGGCTCAGATTTGTTATGCACAATG of Lates calcarifer isolate ASB-BC8 linkage group LG12, TLL_Latcal_v3, whole genome shotgun sequence contains these proteins:
- the myog gene encoding myogenin: MELFETNPYFFPDQRFYEGGDSYFPSRLPGGYDQTGYQDRNSMMGLCGSLSGGVGVGVTGAEDKASPSSLSPHSEPHCPGQCLPWACKLCKRKTVTMDRRRAATLREKRRLKKVNEAFDALKRSTLMNPNQRLPKVEILRSAIQYIERLQALVSSLNQQDTETGQQGLHYRPSPAQPRVSSSSEPSSGSTCCSSPEWSSTPEQCTQSYSSEDLLSAADSPEQGNMRALTSIVDGISAADGGVAFPVDIPK